One genomic region from Bradyrhizobium icense encodes:
- the urtB gene encoding urea ABC transporter permease subunit UrtB produces the protein MFGDYSIGDLGSIFVMQGFAGLILFSVYVLMALGLAIIFGQMGVINMAHGEFMILGAYVTWMTSNVFQSYLPGLFSGYFFLAMILAFFASGALGMLVEWALIRHLYKRPLDTLLATWGLSLILQQTYRSVFGAREVGVELPQWMLGSLKVTDSIEVPINGVFVMCLTVLITVMVAYVLYKSRWGRQVRAVVQNRIMAGAVGINTEKVDRYTFGLGCGIAGVAGSAFTMIGSTGPTSGQLYIVDTFLVVVFGGAASLLGTIASAFSISQTQSTLEFFMSGSMAKVLTLLAVVGILMLRPQGLFALKVRK, from the coding sequence ATGTTCGGCGACTACTCGATTGGCGATCTGGGCTCCATCTTCGTCATGCAGGGTTTTGCGGGCCTGATCCTGTTCTCCGTTTACGTACTGATGGCGCTCGGGCTTGCGATCATCTTCGGCCAGATGGGCGTCATCAACATGGCGCATGGCGAGTTCATGATCCTGGGCGCCTACGTCACCTGGATGACCTCGAATGTTTTCCAGTCCTATCTGCCAGGCCTGTTCAGCGGTTATTTCTTCCTCGCGATGATTCTGGCCTTCTTCGCCTCCGGCGCGCTCGGGATGCTGGTGGAGTGGGCGCTGATCCGCCATCTCTACAAGCGCCCGCTCGACACGCTGCTCGCCACCTGGGGTCTCAGCCTCATTCTCCAGCAGACCTATCGTTCGGTATTCGGCGCCCGCGAAGTCGGCGTCGAACTGCCGCAATGGATGCTGGGCTCGCTCAAGGTCACTGACAGCATCGAGGTCCCGATCAACGGCGTTTTCGTGATGTGTCTGACCGTGCTGATCACCGTTATGGTCGCCTATGTCCTGTACAAGTCGCGCTGGGGCCGCCAGGTCCGCGCCGTCGTTCAGAACCGTATCATGGCCGGCGCCGTCGGCATCAATACCGAGAAGGTCGACCGCTACACCTTCGGACTCGGCTGCGGCATCGCCGGCGTCGCCGGAAGCGCGTTCACCATGATCGGCTCGACCGGACCGACGTCGGGCCAGCTCTACATCGTCGACACCTTCCTCGTGGTCGTATTCGGTGGCGCGGCGAGCCTGCTCGGCACGATCGCATCGGCGTTCTCGATCTCCCAGACGCAATCGACGCTCGAATTCTTCATGTCGGGGTCGATGGCCAAGGTGCTCACGCTGCTCGCCGTCGTCGGAATTCTGATGCTGCGGCCGCAGGGCCTGTTCGCCCTCAAGGTCCGCAAATAA
- the urtC gene encoding urea ABC transporter permease subunit UrtC has translation MIITSRFFNRSELIGFIALAAILFVILPLSLDVFRLNLVAKYLTYAFVAIGLVLCWGYGGILSLGQGVFFGLGGYCMAMFLKLEASSVENTKIQSTPGIPDFMDWNQITSLPLFWQPFHSLTFTIAAIILVPGLFALIIGTAMFKRRVGGTYFAIITQAVAAILTILIVGQQGYTGGINGMTDLRTLKGWDIRPDHAKIVLYFVEVVLLFACIGIAQFIRLTKLGRILVAMREQEDRVRFSGYSVANFKIFAFCMAAIFAAIGGAMFALNVGFMSPSFVGIVPSIEMVIYTAVGGRMSIFGAVWGSLLVNFAKTGLSESFPQLWLFGLGALFIAVVLAFPNGLSGIWADYVQPRIDRLLASRKSKSGGWADNSVADGAPAE, from the coding sequence ATGATCATCACCTCACGCTTCTTCAATCGATCCGAGCTCATCGGCTTCATTGCGCTGGCCGCCATCCTGTTCGTGATCCTGCCGCTGTCGTTGGATGTGTTCCGCCTCAACCTAGTCGCGAAATATCTGACCTACGCCTTTGTCGCGATCGGCCTCGTGCTGTGCTGGGGATATGGCGGCATCCTGAGCCTGGGGCAGGGCGTGTTCTTCGGCCTCGGCGGCTACTGTATGGCGATGTTCCTCAAGCTGGAAGCCTCCAGCGTCGAGAACACCAAGATCCAGTCCACGCCCGGCATTCCGGATTTCATGGATTGGAATCAGATCACCTCGCTGCCGCTATTCTGGCAGCCGTTCCACAGTCTCACCTTTACCATCGCCGCAATTATCCTGGTGCCCGGCCTGTTCGCGCTGATCATCGGCACGGCGATGTTCAAGCGCCGCGTTGGCGGTACCTATTTCGCGATCATCACCCAGGCCGTCGCTGCCATCCTGACCATCCTGATCGTGGGACAGCAGGGCTACACCGGCGGCATCAACGGAATGACCGACCTGCGCACCCTCAAGGGTTGGGACATCCGGCCGGACCATGCCAAGATCGTCCTGTACTTCGTTGAGGTGGTGTTGCTGTTCGCCTGCATCGGCATCGCGCAGTTCATACGCCTGACCAAGCTCGGCCGCATACTGGTGGCGATGCGCGAACAGGAAGACCGCGTCCGCTTCTCCGGTTACAGCGTCGCCAACTTCAAGATCTTCGCCTTCTGCATGGCTGCGATCTTCGCCGCGATCGGTGGCGCCATGTTCGCGCTCAATGTCGGCTTCATGTCGCCGTCCTTTGTCGGCATTGTGCCGTCGATCGAGATGGTGATCTACACCGCGGTCGGCGGACGGATGTCGATCTTCGGCGCCGTGTGGGGCTCGCTGCTGGTCAATTTCGCCAAGACCGGCCTTTCGGAATCTTTCCCGCAGCTCTGGCTGTTTGGCCTCGGCGCGCTGTTCATCGCGGTCGTGCTGGCGTTCCCGAACGGCCTCTCTGGAATCTGGGCTGATTACGTTCAGCCGCGCATCGACCGGCTGCTGGCATCGCGCAAATCAAAGTCGGGTGGGTGGGCCGACAATTCCGTCGCCGACGGCGCGCCGGCGGAGTGA
- the urtA gene encoding urea ABC transporter substrate-binding protein, producing MSDEPNKGLQSPLRRKLLMGAAALPLVSILPRPSFGAGPATATVNTTGLAVTDTEVTVGILHSATGTMAISETGSIQAEKLAIEQINAAGGVLGRKIKFIQEDGASDWPTFAEKAKKLLVNDKVAAIMGCWTSASRKAVLPVMEQYNGMLYYPTFYEGLEQSKNVIYTGQEATQQILAGLNWIAKEKGAKSFFFIGSDYIWPRTSNKIARKHVENVLKGKVVGEEYYALGSTQFNSVINKIKLTKPDVIFTDVVGGSNVAFYKQLKAAGVDLSKQALLTISVTEDEIDGIGGENIAGAYACMKYFQSLDNANNKTFVPAFKKMWGEKTVIGDVTQAAYLGPWLWKLTVEKAGSFDVDKIAVASTGVEFKGAPEGYVRIHENHHLWSKTRVGRAKLDGQFELIFETADLIEPDPFPKGYQ from the coding sequence ATGTCAGACGAACCAAACAAGGGCCTGCAGTCTCCGCTTCGCCGCAAACTGCTGATGGGCGCGGCGGCGCTGCCGCTCGTGTCGATCCTTCCTCGGCCCTCATTCGGGGCCGGTCCCGCAACCGCCACCGTCAACACCACGGGGCTCGCGGTTACCGATACGGAGGTCACTGTCGGCATTCTGCACTCGGCCACCGGCACGATGGCGATCTCGGAGACCGGCTCGATCCAGGCCGAAAAGCTCGCGATCGAACAGATCAATGCCGCCGGCGGCGTGCTCGGGCGCAAGATCAAGTTCATTCAGGAAGACGGCGCCAGCGATTGGCCGACCTTTGCGGAAAAGGCCAAGAAGCTGCTCGTCAACGACAAGGTCGCGGCGATCATGGGCTGCTGGACCTCGGCCTCGCGTAAGGCAGTGCTGCCGGTCATGGAGCAGTACAACGGCATGCTCTATTATCCGACCTTCTACGAAGGTCTCGAGCAGTCCAAGAACGTCATCTATACCGGCCAGGAAGCAACCCAGCAGATCCTCGCCGGCCTGAACTGGATCGCCAAGGAGAAGGGCGCCAAATCGTTCTTCTTCATCGGCTCCGACTACATCTGGCCGCGCACCTCGAACAAGATCGCGCGCAAGCACGTCGAGAACGTCTTGAAGGGCAAGGTCGTCGGCGAGGAATATTACGCGCTCGGCAGCACCCAGTTCAATTCGGTGATCAACAAGATCAAGCTGACCAAGCCCGACGTCATCTTCACCGACGTGGTCGGCGGCTCCAACGTCGCCTTCTACAAGCAGCTCAAGGCGGCCGGCGTCGATCTGTCGAAGCAGGCGTTGCTCACGATCTCGGTGACCGAGGACGAAATCGACGGCATCGGCGGCGAGAACATCGCGGGCGCCTATGCCTGTATGAAATACTTCCAGTCGCTCGACAATGCCAACAACAAGACGTTCGTTCCCGCCTTCAAGAAGATGTGGGGCGAGAAGACCGTGATCGGCGACGTGACGCAGGCAGCCTATCTCGGCCCGTGGCTGTGGAAGTTGACCGTCGAGAAGGCCGGAAGTTTCGACGTCGACAAGATCGCGGTCGCCTCGACCGGCGTCGAATTCAAGGGCGCGCCCGAAGGTTACGTGCGCATCCACGAAAACCATCACCTCTGGTCGAAAACCCGGGTCGGGCGCGCCAAGCTCGATGGTCAGTTCGAGTTGATCTTCGAGACCGCTGACCTGATCGAGCCCGATCCGTTCCCGAAGGGCTACCAGTAA